CCAGGTAAGATTATGAGTAGAATACACATAAGGATAAATAAGTAAAAATGCTGCACGCGAAAAACTCCTTTTTAGATTATTCCAAAAACTTCATTGTAATTAATTTAACATATTAGGAAGGATTCGTGTAAAGAAAAAATACAAAAAAGAGATATTTAACAACAAAATAAATATGAAATTCGCGTTAATGTAAAGGAGTTTGCAAAGGAGTGAATTTGTTTAGTGAAATTTTTAAAAGGAGTTCTTATCATAATTGCCATACTCTTTATGCTAGCGATGGGTATTGTAGCACCTATCTCGTTTATTGGCATGGTTATATTTATTATTGGTTTGTTCCTTAATAGGCAATATCGAAAGAGAAATAGTAGATTTGCAAAATCAGGATGGTTCATCGCAGTGGGAATTATTTCTTCATTTGTATTGGCTATGGTGTTCTCAGCACCATCCGAGGAAAAGAAAGACGCTGACCAACCGAAATCAGTTTCTGTAAATAAGGAAAAGAAAGCAGAAGCTGCAATAATAAAGGCAAAGGAAAAAGTGGATGCTGAAGAAAAAGCTAAGGCGGAGGAAAAGAGGTTAGCGGAAGAAAAAGCAAAAGCCGAAAAGGAAGAGCTGGAAAAACAAGAAGCTGCAAAGCTTTCACAAGAAGAATTAGCGAAGAGTATGGGGTTAGAGCCTATAACGGTTGGACGAGTTGTGGATGGAGATACATTAGTAACCTCTGATGGAAGAAAAATCCGCTTGGTTGGGGTAAATACACCAGAATCGACCACCAGACATGAAGAATATGGCAAAGAAGCGAGCAATTATACAACCTCAAAGCTGAATGGAAAACAGGTGTGGATCCAAAAAGATGTTTCGGAAACGGACCGGTACAGCCGTTTACTACGAATTGTTTGGTTAAGTGTACCGGAAAATGATATGGACGAAAATGAAATTCGTTCAAAAATGTTCAATGCCGACTTAGTGTTAAATGGATATGCAGAACCATCCACCTATCCTCCTGATGTGAAATACAGCGAGTTCTTTGTAAAGTTTGCTAGAGAGGCAAGGGCTGCAAATAAGGGTTTATGGGTATTTGGTGACCAAGGAACAACAAAGGGTGATTTGGATTCCACCCAAAATAATAATTCCGGCTCATCTTCATCGACTGGAGATACGTCTGGAGGCTCGACATCAGGCAGTTAGTCGTCCAATACCGGAAATGAGTCGTTCAAGAATTGTACCGAAATGAGAAAAGTATATCCAAATGGTGTACCATCCACACATCCCGCTTATGAATCGAGGCATGACCGCGATAAAGATAACTGGGCATGTGAACAATCATAGATATAAATGGGAGAAAAAATGATTCATGACATGTTCATGGATCATTTTTTCTGTGCTCACTTAATTTTGTAAAGACAAAGTTCAATTTGGGATAATTGGCTTTTATAAAACTATATTCAAAGGTCTACGATTCACTTAAATTTAATAAATTACTAATCTGCTTCACATATTTTTCCTTAGGATAGTTATTGTATAAAAGACTTGATAACCGGAGGGGGTCACCAAAAAAGTACCTTTCATATTGCGTCTGTCTTGTACCAAATGAACTCATTGTTAAATCCCAAGCTAAACGGAATATTTTAACCCGGTCAATTGCGTTTTTATTAGTTCCTTGCAGATATTGATCCAAATCTGAGCGAATATCAGAAGAAAAGTCTTTTTCAGTGGGTAAAGACACCATACCACTCGCACCGATGATTTCGATAATTTCACAGAATCTAGGATAAATTTTAGGGAATAAATTACTAGCCACTCTAAGTGGTGTGATACTTGGACGCATATATCCCCATTCATCTAACCTTGCATTAATTTCTGACTTAAGTAATAGTGCTTTCATTGTTTCAAGGCCAATGATTATTTCAGAAAGTTTTTCCTGTATATGCAGATATTCCCGAAGATTGATCGTATCAACAATTAGCTCAGCAACAGCTAGAACAAATTCTGTCTTTACAATCTGCCTGGTAATGACTTGATGAAGGGTAAAAGGGTGAAAAGAACTTTGAAGGATGAAATGGTTGGCAGCCTCTATATTGTCGTAAAAAAATATGCGGTCCCATGGGACTAAGACATGATCAAAGACAAGAACAGTATCCATTTCTTCATACCGAGAACTTAATGGATAATTAAACGCTGAATCGCCCTCAACAAATGACTCCCGGCAAATAAACTTTAATCCCTTCGTATCAGTAGGGATGGAAAATGCGTAAGCAAACTCCTTCTCCATAATTCCACCTGCAGAATAAACAAGAACCTCATCCGTTAAACCACCTTGTGTAGCTAATAAACGAGCTCCTTTAATGATGATGCCATTTTCATTTTTAGCAATAACCTTTGCAGAAATCGGTTCTTTAGAGCATTCATAGTAAAACTGTGAGCGGTTCACTTGGGGGGTGATAAAGGTATGGGTAAAGGAAAGGTCTTGTTTCTTTGCTCTTTCGTAAAGTGATTGAATATTTTCTGGAAAGCAATGGTCTTTTCCTTTCAAAAATGAAGCAGAGGAGGCAAATGCCATTACTGCAGTATTCATATAATCGGGACTTCTTCCCATCATTCCATGCGTGTGCTTTGCCCAAAGTTCGATCATCGTTCGTCTTTTCTTTAAATCCTTTTTTGTCTTTGGCTGCAGGAAGGAAAGTCCAATCGGTTCTTTAGTTTCGGGTGAAAGATAGGTCAGTTTGTTTTTTAGCTGTTTATCAAACTGCAAATCATAAAGGGATGCTTTACTCTGAAGAACACCTTTGAAAGCTGGATATTCAGAAATCTTGCTTTCAACCTGTTTTCCATCAATCCAAATTTTTGAATTTAACCGATCAATTCTTTCTAAAAATTCCTCTCCGGATATAGCACCCATAAGTCCACTCCTTTTGTACCTGGGTTGTTACACTATAATGATATATTGAATTAGCTAGTTTTATATTATTGAATAACCTGTTTACTTGTTCTTTTTATTTTTCTGTATTTACGAAATGGGTGTCAATTATGTATAAACAAGTTTATAGATGGCTTTTTCAATTTTACCTTAGGTTTTATGTTCAACTTTTTCATATGATTTACTTATTTGACAAACATGGTTCCACACATTTGTAACATTATTTGTCATTTTGATCTATGCTAATGTATCTTTAATTAAAGGCAAGCTTAATTGAGGTGATGTAAAGTGTTAGAACGATCCATGGAGAATGTAATGGAATTAAACGAAGAAGGGAAGTGGTGTCGAGGGGAGATATTACATTGTCAGTAATTCTTCTCAGAAAAAAAAGGAAAGAGGACTATTACAATGAACAAATATCAAAGTATAAGCAGTGATGGATTTAAACTGAATTATTGTGTAAAGGGAACCGGAAAACCGATATTAGTGGTAGGCAGCAGTATTTATTATCCTCACCTATTCTCGGAAGATTTATATGAAACATTTCAGTTTATATTCCTTGATCATAGAGGATTTGTAAAGCCGCCCAGGGCTCTAGAAGCAGAAGATTATACATTGGACAAAGTGTTAGATGACATAGAAGTAGTAAGGCAAACTCTCTGTATTACAGATTTCATTATATTGGGTCACTCAGGACACGCTTTCATGGCTTTAGAATATGCAAGAAAATATCCTGAACATGTCCAAAAAGTTGTATTGTTAAATTCAGCCCCTTCAAATAGCCAGGAAAGGCAGCACCAAAGCTTTGCATTTTTTAATGAGACTGCAAGTCCGGAAAGAAAGCGGCAGTTTGAAAAGGATATTGCTCTATTAGAAAGTGACATCAAGAAAGATCCTGAACGGCGATTTGTCCACATGTGTATTCGAATGGGAGCACAAAGTTTTTATGACTATAGATTTGATGCAGCTTATATGTGGGAAGGTGTATATACGAATATGCCAATCATCGATTATTTGTGGGGAGAGGCGTTCGGAGAGTTAAATCTTATACAGTCACTGAAAACTTTCAATAAACCAGTATTTATTGGTTTAGGGAGATATGATTATTTGGTAGCGCCAGTTTCCCTTTGGGATTCAATTGATGACACATATGATAACGTAAAGAAAGTGATTTTTGAGCATAGTGGGCATAATCCTATGTTTGAAGAACCTCACTCCTTTAACAGAGAACTAATCAAGTGGATTTGTGAGAGTAAATAAGGATTTTATCCATGATTCAACGAAAAAACACTAAGGAGATTTTTCTTAGTGTTTTTCATTTTCGGGATGTTTCTATCTACTTTCGTACTACTATGTTGAAGATGATATAGGTAAAGAGTAGGAAGATACTCTTACTAAAGATATGGATTAAAAATAAGCCCTTCTTTTATTCTATAGGGGCTTAATCCTTCTACAATAATATCAATTAACTTTATTAGATTGTTGAATAAACAAGATATTATTGGACAGAGAAGCAGGTAATTTATTTTGCTATAAAGTGTTCAACTTTCATAATTGAACTCAATTCTATCCTACCTGTTACACCTTGATACTCGGCATCCTCCGATTTTCCCCACCACTCAATATCCCGTGGTCTATCCAAATCAAAAATTCTTTCCCAACTTTCTACCTTGGTTATGTACAAAATGTTTTGTTCAAAATGTTCATCTTCCAATTCATTATCTGAACAAAATGTATCGTTTAACACAATATGCCATTTATCAAAGTCAGAAACAAGAACGTCTTCTTCTTGCAGCGAAATCGTTAACCGTACCATTTCAGTTCCTTTTTCATCCACTCATAGCTATCTTTCTTCTATGCAGATATGTTTGGGACTTCCTTGTAAATACCCGAACGCTAACGCTTGTTCCCATGCTGCTTTAGTTTGTATACTCCAATACGTTTTCATCATTTACTTCCTTAATAATAATTAAAATCAATTTTTCATTTACTACTATCTGTTTCTTCATTTTCAATTTATTTTTGATTTGTATAGACTGTTTCTTTACAGTCATCAACCATATTCTTCTACAGTATGCGTTTATAAAAATAATATACTAATATTATCTTATAATAATTTTTTATGTCAAAGAGAAGTAAATATTCTTCTGAGGAAAAGTATTACCGCTAACGAATAAATAGTTGCTGGTGGCTTTAAAAAAGTACTCAAATCGCCGCCTAAAATCTACAATTGGGTATCACTATCTATTACAAACACATCTCCACTCTCTTTAGTCCTATTAATTTCAGAAAATTTAGTAAAAATACCCTATAGTTATCTCGTGTGATTATTACTAGAATTATAGATAGGTAGTTTTATGCAGAGTTATACACCATGTGTTTATCCTCCCTGTTTTTTTCAACCCAAATACCACCATCTCATCCATGACCATCTATGAATATTCAAATACATACAAAAAATAAATAAAGGAGTGAAAAAATGAGGAAAACCAAACGATTTTGTGTAAAAGCTTTTATGCATTTATTTGCGTTGGTGATGATCTTGAGTGTTGCACTGCCGGCGAATTCGCATGCAAGTAGTGTAATTCCTGCGGATACGAGCTCCGCCAAGGGTGAAGTCATTGATACGAAACTATTAAAAAAATTTGAGGAGGATGAATTTGCAAGATTCATCGTAATCCTGCATGAACAGGCTGATACTGAAAAAATTGCCTTATCAGCCAAGCAAGCCTCTTTAAAGAAAAGCACTTCTCAGAAGGAAAGTAAAGCTGATGTCCAGAAGGCTGTTGTACAAGCCCTACAGGATAAGGCCAAACTCACTCAAAAGGGGATAAATCTCCTACTAAAGGAGGAAAAGGCTTCTGGAAAAATAAAAGAGTTTCATAACTTTTTTATAATAAATGGTATTTCAGTAACTGGTACGAAGGAGACCGTAACGAAGCTTGTAGAGCTGCCTGAAGTAAAATCAATCCTACTTGATGAAAAACAAACACTTGAACCGATAAAAAAGGAGGAGCGATCTGCAACACTACAGGCAGATGAAAGCAAACCAGTCGAATGGAATATTGAATATGTTGGCGCTCCTGAGGTATGGGCACGTGGGATAACCGGTCAAGGGACGGTTGTCGCAAATATCGATAGCGGTGTAGCAGTCAATCATCCGGCCTTAAAAACTAAGTATCGCGGATATGACCCGAATAATCCTGGTAAACTAACACACACGTTCAACTGGTTTGATACGATAAATAAAATTGGCAGCCCGGTTGACTCCGACGGGCATGGCACACATACGATGGGAACAATGGTTGGGCAGGAGCCTGATGGACAAAATCAAATTGGTGTCGCACCAGGTGCAAAATGGATTGCGGCAAGGGCCTTTGCTAATAATGAAAGCTATGATTCTTATATCATTCAAGCAGCTGAATGGGTGTTAGCGCCAACTGATGAAAAAGGAGTTCCACATCCCGAAAAGGCGCCGGATGTTGTTAATAACTCATGGGGAGGACGTCCGATTAATAACGATTGGTTCAGACCGCTTGTTCAGGCGTGGCGTTCAGTTGGAATTTTCCCGGTATTTTCGGTAGGGAATACGGATCTTTTTAATCCGGTTGCGCTACCGGGAACAGCAAGTGCACCAGCGAACTATCCGGAGTCATTTGCAGTTGGAGCAACGACGAATACAGATGAGCTAGCAAGCTTTTCCTTAAGGGGACCCTCTGAAAGAGGGGATGTTAAGCCTAACATTTCAGCACCGGGGGTTGGTATTCGCTCTGCATTACCGGGTGCGACATGGGATAAATTTGAGTATGGAAGCTATAACGGTACCTCGATGGCGGCTCCGCATATTGCCGCTGCAGCACTTTTGTTAAAACAAGCTGAACCAACGTTGTCACTTACACAAATTGAGGAAATCTTAAAACTAACGGCTACAACAAAAACAGATGAAAACTACCCAGAAGCCCCGAATAATGGTTATGGCTATGGAATTGTGAATGTAAATGCAGCTGTGCAGGCAGTTGAACAAGGAATTGGAAAAATTAAGGGTCAGGTCGTAGGGCCAGGTAATGATAATAAAGCACCGACTTATGAACAGGAAGCTCGTCATGTGGTCTATAAAGGGCTAAATGCACCATTTTCCATCCAAGCAATGGACAATATTAGTGTAAATCAAGTTACCCTTCACGTCCGGTATGAAGATGCGAACGAAGCAACATTTAATACCGAACGTTATGCAGGAGACTATCAAAATGGCTTATATGAAGCAATTATTCCAGCCGATGCAATAAAAGGAAGCATACTTACCTATTGGTGGACGATCCAAGACTTTTCAGGTAATGAGGTAAAAACGGCCGAGGCACGGGTTTCCGTGAAGGATGGGATTCGAGCAGGCTATTTTGAGGATTTCGAAAGCCTTCCTGAGGGCTGGGACACCTATGGCATCAATAACTCATGGGAATGGGGCGTTCCAACCTATGGTCCCAAGACGGCTCCGCCTTCTGGAAAAAATGCCATCGCCACTAATTTACGCGGTCAGACTGAAATGTTCTCAAATATGACGTTAGTGATGCCTCCTGTCATTGTGGAGGGGAAAACACAGCTTCGATTTAAGCAGTGGTATAGCATGGGCTTTAGGGATTTCGGAACAGTTCTTGCAACTGTTGACGGAACGAATTGGGAGCAGCTTTACCAAATCTCAAGAAGTAACGAAAACTGGCATGAGATCGGTATTGATTTATCGAAATATGATGGTAAAAAGGTTACGATTGCCTTTAACCTTCAAACAGATGATGGGAAGTATCCAGGCTGGTACATGGACGATATGCAAATTATAGGCAGTGCACCGGCTGATAGAGCAGAACATGAAATCCATAAAGAAATTAAGCTAACGAGTGAAGCGTTTGTCAATCAAGCCTATCCTTTAATGGACTTTCAAAAAGTAAATAAGATATCTGAAAATGATTCCCTGTTGCCCGTTGATGCTGCGATTAAGGTTTTAGAAACAGAGTGGAAGACGAAGTCAAATCCGCAAAACGGTGAATTTGTGATTCATCATCCACCAGGAGAGTATACGGTTGAGGTGCAAGCATACGGGTACAAGCCTCAGACCCAGAAGGTAACAGTTTCAAGTAAAGGTGAAGTCACTCCGAAAATCACACTTGAGCCATTACCAAGGCAAACGATTTCGGGTACTGTTACAGATACATCCGGAAATGTGCTGAAGGATGCGACGATTCTTCTTTTAGAGGATAAAAAAGCCGAACCTGGTCATTCGGGTGAAAATGGGGATTATCAGCTAAAAGCATATGAGGGTACCTATACTGTTAAGGTGTTTGCAAAGGACCATTACAGCAAGACCTTAACAATCGATGTTGAGCCAGGTAAAAATCTTGAACGTAATATTCAATTAAGTCCTTTTATTAATAAGGAATCAGGTGAAATCAAATACGATAATGGCAAATACAATAAGAACCTTGTCATGGGCAGTGCTGGAAACGGCTTTGGGGTGAAAATGTCGTTAAAAGAAGGCGAGACCTCTGCGATGCTAAAAGGCGCGAAACTGCAATTCTGGGCTGGACATGTCCCGGTACCAGGTGGAAATGACATCTTAATTTCCGTATATGATGCAAAGGGTAAGAACGGTGCACCAGGAAACAAGCTCGCTGGACCAATAAAAGCGAAGGCCGAGCGCAATTTATCCAAATGGACAGAGGTTGACCTTTCCAATTTAGGTCTAGTTGTTAAGGATGATTTTTATATTGCCTATTTACAGGCGGACGACTATCCATATGTACCGGGCTTTGTATCCGATGGAGATAAAAAGAACTGGGCTGCACGTAGCTGGGATTATTTAGGAGGCCAATGGTTTCAAGCCGATAAGAGTATTGGAAACTATATGATTCGCGCTGTTGTCGATTACGGTGCCCAAGAGCCATTCCAATATGCTAAAGCGATTTTAAAAAATATAGAAACAAGCGGGAATTCACCGTTTGATATTAAGGTTGAAGTTCGGCAAGGATCAGAAAATGTTGAATCAGTCGATTATCAGCTTTCTTCAACTCCAGACCCTGAAGCATCCGGGTCATGGAAAAACGTGAAATTACCTTCGTACGGCGGTAATTTTACCACAACAGTTAATGATGTTGGAACATGGTATATGCATGTAAAGGTTAAGGACAAAGCAGGGAATGAAGAAATTACTTCATTTGGTCCATTTGAAGTAAAAGAGGCAGTTACAACTGATTTGGAAGTGACTCCGGCTTCCCTTGATATGAAGGTTGGCGCAACAAAGAAACTAATGGTAAAATCAATCAAAACGCAAGGTGACAAGGTAACAGAAACAGATGTCACAGAGCTTGCGGACTATAGTGGATTTGATGCAAAGATCATTAAGGTAGAAAAGGGACAGGTAACGGCCTTAAGTGCTGGTGAGACGAGCATTACGATTAAGTTTGGTGAGCATTCAAAGACGGTAACGGTTAAGGTTGAACAGGAAGCAAGCACCACACTTTCGGTTAGTCCAGCTTCCCTTGAATTGAAAAAGGGCAATGGATCACAGCTCACGGTAATATCCATTGAAACAATAGGAGACAAGGTAACCGAAACAGATGTCACAAATCTAGCAAACTACAGTGGCTATGATTCTAAAATACTAAAGATTGAAAAAGGACTTGTCACTGCATTGGCACCAGGATCAACTTCAATTACCATCACCTATGGAGCAGATAAGGCAACTGTTTTAGTGGTGGTCGGGGCTGATAAACATGGTTGGCTATGGGAAAATGGACAATGGTATTACTATGATGCGAACGGAAATCCAGTAACAGGCTGGTTAAATGAAGGTGGAATATGGTACTACATGAACGAAAAAGGCGTCATGCAGACCGGATGGAAATATGTTGGAGGCAGCTGGTATTACCTAGCAACAAATGGAGCGATGCAGACTGGCTGGCTGAACAGTGGAGGTACATGGTACTATCTTGCAAATAGTGGAGCAATGCAAACAGGCTGGCTGAACAGTGGAGGTACATGGTACTATCTTGCGAATAGTGGAGCAATGCAAACAGGCTGGCTGAACAGTGGAGGTACATGGTACTATCTTGCGAATAGTGGAGCAATGCAAACAGGCTGGCTGAACAGTGGAGGTACATGGTACTATCTTGCGAATAGTGGAGCAATGCAAACGGGCTGGCTGAACAGTGGAGGTACATGGTACTATCTTGCGAATAGTGGTGCGATGCAAACGGGCTGGCTCCTTGATGGCTCAAAATGGTACTATCTTAAAAACACCGGTGCAATGGCCACCGGCTGGTTCACAATAAATGGAAAACGCTACTTCTTTATTCAACATGGCGAGTGGATAAAATAGAACAAGTGAGGCATGGGAATGTATCTCGTGCCTCATTTGTTCTTTTTTTAATACCAAAGGAAACATTAACCTAACCTGGATTAATGTCTATTGCGACCAACTACAAAGTACATACCCGTAGTTCTGTTCATTATATTATCCACTCAAATTAAGACCGTAATTTCATTTCCGGCAAACACTAAAAAGGAATTTATAACAAAATAAAAAAACCTTAAATTATCAAGGTTTTTAGACGTCCCAGAGAGGATTCGAACCTCCGAACTACAGTTTAGGAATGTGTAATATTAAACTGTATTTTATAAAAACAAATGGATATGGGCAAGGTTTTAGTTTGACTCTTTTTGAACTCCTTCAAAAACTGAGATTGCACGGAAGGTATTATGCCAACATAAGGGTCTTGACATAATACCGATGCTCTCTTTGAAGCTTCGACATCAATGGTGATAACCATTGTCATATTTTGTGTCATGTGGTATTGGTCCATCCAGGGAATCCAGAAAGGAAACAGCTTGTGTAAAGTTCATTAAGAACAAGTGAGCCAAGTCCATAGAGAATCCATTTCGAACCACAACGCGCATTATCGTGACATCTTCCATGTCAGGGGGTAAAGGATAAGCCGGTACTTGCCAGCCAAATGTACGCAATTGGCGGGACAAGTCATAAAGATTCCAGTTTGATGTGTAGCCGTCTTTCAGGCGCCATGATAATACCGGAATATCCGAGCCGTCAGTAAATAGTTCAAAAGGGCCCATGTCATGAATCGCTTTGCTAAGGAATTGCGCCACTGTCTGAGACGCCTTTTGCACCTCATAGTACCCCTCTTTGCCTAAACGCAAATAGTTATAATATTGCAGGAGTACTTGTGCGCCAGGCCGAGAGAAATTCAGGGCAAACGTCGGCATGTTCCCACCTAAATAGGAAACCCGAAAAATAAGATCTTCAGGAAGATCCTCAGCCTCACGCCAAATGACCCATCCCAGCCCTGGGTAAACTAATCCATATTTATGTCCGGAAACATTGATGGATTTCACCCTGGTCAACTGAAAATCCCAAACTAAGTCCGGCTGAAGGAACGGTGCTATAAATCCTCCTGAAGCAGCATCTACATGTATTGGAATATCAAGATCCGTTTTGGCCTGAAACTCATCTAAGGCTCGTGCAATAGCGGCGACCGGTTCGTAAAGGCCTGTGTAGGTCACCCCAAGAACTGGCACCACACCGATTGTATTTTCATCTACGACAGCGAGTACACCCTTGGGATCCAGATAAGGATGATCCGGGGTAATATTCACAAAACGCGGCTCAACGTCCCAATAGTTCGCAAATTTTTCCCAAACGACCTGAACAGCGGAACTAAATACGATATTTGGCCGGTCAATCGGCTTCCCTTGTCCTTTACGCGCTTTCTGCCAGCGCCTCTTTAACGCAAGACCTCCGAGCATACACGCTTCCGACGATCCCGTTGTCGAAACACCTACAGTTTTTTGCGGAGAGGGCGAATGCCATAGATCGGCTAGAATTCGAACACACCGTTCCTCTATCGCCGCTGTCTGCGGGTATTCATCCTTATCAATCATGTTCTTTTCAACTGATTTGGCATATAAGCGATCTGCGAAGGGTTCCATCCAAGTGGTAACGAATGTTGCAAGATTGAGACGGGCATTTCCATCCAGAGCAATTTCATCATGGACAATTTGAAATGCAGTTTCTGGCAACATGCCTTGTTCACGCATTTGAAAACGTGGAACTGCCTCTTCTCCTTTGCGAGAGAAGAGGGGATTTACAGAAAATTCGGGAGGCAACATCCTTTGTGTGATTTGCTCAGGGCGCGGGTGCCATTGTTTCATACAATAATCATCTCCTTTACTAATGTGACTTCTTATGTTGTTTTGTGATTAAATGCCATAAAATATTCATAACGCAGGTATGTCTATAGATGAAGGCGTAATTGTGTGACGGCAGATATTTTAAAAGGTAAAGGGGTTAGGATCATGTTACAATTGGTTTCATAGTAGTATTTGAGGTTATATAGAATTCAAACGGAGAAAAATAATAATAACAGGTGCAGCTTCTGGAATTGGAAAAGGAATTGTTAAACAGTGCTTATGTAATTGCATGCGATATTAATGAGCATTTCTTATATGATTTAAAATTTTACCCGAAGAAGAGACAATGGATCATTTTGCCGATGAAATCGCCCAAGGTGGCTACAGCGCTTCTTCAAGCTTATTCCGAATTCAAATGGACTGAACCAGTTAATTACGATTTGCTAGAGAAGATTCGAATTTTTGGCAGCAATAGCATAATATCGAAGGAGGAAGACATGGAAGTTTTTTTAAA
The DNA window shown above is from Neobacillus sp. WH10 and carries:
- a CDS encoding glutamate decarboxylase, with the translated sequence MKQWHPRPEQITQRMLPPEFSVNPLFSRKGEEAVPRFQMREQGMLPETAFQIVHDEIALDGNARLNLATFVTTWMEPFADRLYAKSVEKNMIDKDEYPQTAAIEERCVRILADLWHSPSPQKTVGVSTTGSSEACMLGGLALKRRWQKARKGQGKPIDRPNIVFSSAVQVVWEKFANYWDVEPRFVNITPDHPYLDPKGVLAVVDENTIGVVPVLGVTYTGLYEPVAAIARALDEFQAKTDLDIPIHVDAASGGFIAPFLQPDLVWDFQLTRVKSINVSGHKYGLVYPGLGWVIWREAEDLPEDLIFRVSYLGGNMPTFALNFSRPGAQVLLQYYNYLRLGKEGYYEVQKASQTVAQFLSKAIHDMGPFELFTDGSDIPVLSWRLKDGYTSNWNLYDLSRQLRTFGWQVPAYPLPPDMEDVTIMRVVVRNGFSMDLAHLFLMNFTQAVSFLDSLDGPIPHDTKYDNGYHH